One window of Anaerolineales bacterium genomic DNA carries:
- a CDS encoding beta-lactamase family protein, translating to MKRQAMFIFLIVLLIGFTLYAFAPHVPAVPKNVESVTEMEAYLNRLTASGNPPGLSVVVVRDGEIIYNNAFGVADGPRKIKATPETVYHWWSMTKIPTAIAIMQLQEQGKIKLDDEVTKHLPWFEVTYPSGDSPAITIRHLMQHTSGLPNPVPAMIGWVHYDDATPNQTEVLKKYLPEFNNVKFEPGSKAIYGNLNYMVLGAVIEAVSGQTYEEYILENILAPLGMTQTNFVYTSDMSMHEAAGSIPLVHFFTPLLPTLLDTDALVRERDGKLLWMNRVYIEATPSTGLIGPAPDAAKLMMAYLNRGTLNGQSILSPESISTLTNTPPINGRGLGWAVGESNGELYLEHGGGGPGFAATMRLYPESGLGIVILANGTDLDRDGLADLLKTLNYQ from the coding sequence ATGAAAAGGCAAGCCATGTTCATCTTCTTGATTGTTCTGCTTATTGGTTTTACTTTATACGCTTTCGCTCCCCACGTTCCTGCCGTCCCAAAAAATGTTGAAAGCGTCACTGAAATGGAAGCCTATTTGAATCGGCTAACCGCTTCGGGAAACCCGCCCGGCTTATCCGTGGTCGTGGTCAGGGATGGCGAAATCATTTACAACAATGCCTTCGGGGTCGCTGACGGTCCACGCAAGATCAAAGCCACGCCGGAGACCGTCTATCACTGGTGGTCGATGACCAAAATCCCCACCGCGATTGCCATCATGCAGTTACAGGAACAAGGCAAGATAAAACTCGATGATGAAGTCACCAAGCACCTGCCTTGGTTCGAAGTGACTTATCCATCAGGTGATAGCCCAGCCATCACAATCCGTCACTTGATGCAGCATACCTCCGGGCTGCCAAATCCTGTCCCTGCCATGATCGGCTGGGTTCATTATGACGATGCCACGCCAAACCAGACCGAAGTGTTGAAAAAATATTTGCCGGAATTCAACAACGTGAAATTCGAACCTGGCTCAAAGGCGATCTATGGAAATCTCAATTACATGGTCTTGGGTGCAGTGATCGAAGCCGTATCCGGGCAGACCTACGAAGAATATATCCTCGAAAATATTCTGGCTCCTCTTGGCATGACCCAAACGAACTTCGTCTACACCTCAGACATGTCCATGCATGAAGCGGCGGGCAGCATTCCCCTCGTCCATTTCTTTACGCCGCTGCTCCCGACACTCCTTGATACAGACGCGCTCGTCCGTGAACGGGATGGTAAACTACTGTGGATGAATCGTGTATACATCGAAGCGACTCCATCCACCGGCTTGATCGGACCCGCACCGGATGCGGCGAAGTTGATGATGGCATATCTCAATCGCGGCACGCTTAACGGACAGTCGATCCTGTCTCCCGAATCCATTTCCACGCTGACGAATACTCCTCCCATCAACGGGCGCGGACTTGGCTGGGCAGTCGGCGAATCAAACGGAGAGCTTTACCTCGAACACGGCGGAGGCGGTCCCGGCTTTGCCGCCACCATGCGCCTTTACCCCGAAAGCGGATTGGGCATTGTCATCCTCGCCAACGGCACCGACCTGGATCGCGATGGTCTCGCCGATTTACTAAAAACCTTAAACTATCAATAA
- a CDS encoding alpha/beta hydrolase — protein sequence MSKFLKWTKKMMTGLLIFTLVAVALTWVAGSIAKNRLAVQYPAPGKLVDVGGYHMHIHCVGEGSPVVVMESGLNDFSLQWSSVQAEIGQFARVCVYDRAGFGWSEASPHPRTVATMVNELHTLLQNAEVEGPYVMVGHSFGGIVVREFTHQYPDEVTAMLLVDSAHELHFVRIPAFATLTEAMARQFKLFAALNSFGIMALSPEQIPARGLEGEALEQYRALLATTDYFNAAVIESSSFLAEFGTGSTHKLKGLGDLPLIVLTRGLPDSLPILSEQENAQYDTTWYELQRELVGLSSNSRQIIAEDSGHYIQLDEPNLVIDAVRELVEQSK from the coding sequence ATGAGTAAATTTTTGAAATGGACGAAAAAGATGATGACCGGATTGTTGATCTTCACATTGGTTGCTGTAGCTCTGACTTGGGTTGCAGGAAGCATCGCCAAGAACAGACTCGCCGTGCAGTATCCCGCGCCCGGCAAGTTGGTGGATGTGGGCGGATATCACATGCACATCCATTGCGTTGGCGAAGGCAGTCCAGTCGTGGTGATGGAATCTGGCTTGAACGATTTTTCATTGCAATGGTCTTCAGTGCAGGCGGAGATCGGTCAGTTTGCGAGAGTCTGCGTATATGACCGGGCAGGCTTCGGGTGGAGTGAGGCGAGTCCGCATCCGCGCACGGTGGCGACGATGGTGAACGAATTGCACACCTTGCTTCAGAATGCCGAGGTGGAAGGTCCGTATGTGATGGTAGGTCATTCCTTTGGCGGAATCGTGGTGCGGGAATTTACGCATCAATATCCAGACGAAGTGACCGCCATGCTGCTGGTGGACTCGGCACATGAACTGCACTTTGTGCGCATCCCTGCCTTTGCGACATTGACAGAAGCGATGGCGCGTCAGTTCAAGTTGTTTGCCGCGCTCAATTCTTTCGGCATCATGGCATTGTCACCGGAGCAGATTCCCGCTCGCGGGTTGGAAGGCGAAGCGTTGGAACAATATCGCGCCTTGCTCGCAACCACAGATTATTTCAATGCGGCTGTGATCGAGTCATCCTCTTTCCTTGCCGAGTTTGGAACCGGTTCGACACACAAACTCAAAGGTCTGGGCGACCTGCCGCTGATCGTCCTGACACGCGGCTTGCCCGACTCGCTGCCCATTCTTTCGGAGCAGGAGAACGCTCAATACGATACGACCTGGTACGAATTGCAGCGTGAGTTGGTGGGCTTGTCTTCAAATAGCAGGCAGATCATTGCCGAAGACAGCGGGCATTACATCCAGTTGGATGAGCCAAATCTGGTCATTGATGCGGTTCGTGAATTAGTTGAACAATCAAAATAA
- a CDS encoding CPBP family intramembrane metalloprotease encodes MTFSPFLNSERQLRNGWWILIFFLVLALLLFPTLLTAQQNNKEVSIGLQVIIVTLASIICQLPRQRPIAELFGKFDVHWLKELCVGGLIGSALMLAPALILSIFGWVHWQWNPSGISVLSSSFLLFVGVAVAEELLFRGFVFQRLIAGLGQWSAQLIVAVFFLLTHLNNPGMTGSVKVLASIDIFLASILFGLAFIQTKSLAMPLGLHLMANFVQGSVLGFGVSGTEQSGLLTPTFGDIPAWLTGGQFGLEASLPGLICVVITLIVLHMRKQ; translated from the coding sequence ATGACCTTTAGTCCGTTTCTAAATTCCGAACGGCAACTTCGCAATGGCTGGTGGATTCTGATCTTTTTTCTTGTGCTTGCGTTGCTGCTCTTCCCAACCTTGCTAACAGCACAGCAGAACAACAAAGAAGTATCCATAGGCTTGCAAGTCATAATTGTCACTCTGGCATCGATTATCTGTCAATTGCCACGCCAAAGACCAATCGCTGAATTGTTCGGCAAATTCGATGTTCATTGGCTCAAGGAACTATGCGTTGGCGGATTGATTGGTTCCGCCCTCATGCTAGCCCCAGCGCTCATTTTAAGCATCTTCGGCTGGGTCCACTGGCAATGGAATCCGTCAGGCATATCGGTCCTATCATCGAGTTTCCTGCTCTTTGTTGGAGTAGCCGTTGCAGAAGAATTGTTGTTCCGCGGGTTTGTCTTTCAGCGCCTCATCGCCGGATTGGGTCAATGGTCAGCCCAACTGATCGTCGCTGTCTTTTTTCTTCTTACACACTTGAACAATCCGGGCATGACCGGTAGCGTCAAAGTGTTGGCAAGCATCGACATTTTTCTCGCCTCGATCCTGTTCGGTCTGGCTTTTATTCAAACGAAGAGCCTGGCGATGCCCCTTGGTCTGCATCTAATGGCGAACTTTGTGCAAGGCAGTGTTCTTGGTTTTGGCGTGAGCGGAACCGAGCAATCAGGTTTATTGACACCCACCTTTGGAGATATCCCGGCATGGCTGACAGGTGGTCAGTTTGGGCTCGAAGCCAGCCTGCCCGGGCTGATTTGTGTAGTGATTACTTTAATTGTCCTCCATATGAGAAAGCAATAA
- a CDS encoding helix-turn-helix domain-containing protein, whose protein sequence is MKTFGEWLREQRTARRLTREEFANRVGCSVAMLRKIEGDERRPSAQIAELIANILEIAEREDFIKVARGEWTTDRLSPVSQRVQPPNIPPAQTSSSNLPTLPTPLIGRQHEVDELRKLLRDPHCRMLTVAGPGGMGKTRLALETASRTQPDYEGGVYFVPLAPIQSSRYLIPVIADSMGFTLQGEHEPKEQLFNYLKDKHTLLLIDNLEHLLGDASISEFFAEVLARTSKLKLLVTSRESVGLQGEWIFEVHGLPIPEGTDIEGTSVELFLQRARRAHVSFDATTEDYPAIVRICNLVNGMPLGIELAAAWVRTLSCREIASEIERGLDFLSISAKDVPTRHRSIRAVFDHSWDLLTKEEQNVLLRLAIFQGGFSREAAGDIADATLPVLSALVAKSLVHRSGTGRYDLHEIIRQYAAERLADQLKVREEAQALHGRYFIRFLGQEDLPLRSSMQRESLAKLVADIDNIRTALEWALAHQEFVLIETGLSAYSTLYDTLGWYQEGLDYLKHIQDALANRSLKDEEKKSLAHTLTTRSLFALRTSRHEEAQRMLEQSLAVLKNVHDPTILEEALTFLGIINIIMGDLSRASDLFEKGLQTARSIHDPWYEALCLTELVGVDMLLGKTETMHEQFQAAVDAWRRTGDLRFTAFGLTSLSLSAKDAQKYDEAQAALEESIAINTMIGDRMGLGNAYRSMGLLAQAQEKHAEAYEAFQKSLQYFTELGARWDIARLLSEMGRSAFALGNDKEAENLWHESLRLSLDTQGPLTALDVLVDIADLQAKRGNLLFALQLSLYCLANSSALLKTKARAEKLAEELKGKTSPHEMKAVPLIKTDDHFEEVARKVLANS, encoded by the coding sequence ATGAAAACATTTGGTGAATGGCTTCGTGAGCAACGCACAGCACGCAGGCTGACGCGCGAGGAGTTTGCCAATCGCGTGGGCTGTTCGGTCGCCATGCTGCGCAAGATCGAGGGCGACGAACGCCGTCCCTCCGCCCAGATCGCTGAATTGATCGCCAATATTTTGGAAATTGCTGAACGGGAGGATTTCATCAAAGTCGCCCGCGGTGAATGGACGACAGACCGCCTCTCTCCCGTATCGCAGCGGGTTCAGCCCCCAAACATTCCCCCAGCTCAAACATCATCTTCCAACCTCCCCACCCTGCCCACTCCCCTCATCGGGCGTCAACATGAAGTGGATGAACTGCGCAAACTTCTACGTGACCCGCATTGCCGCATGTTGACCGTGGCGGGTCCCGGAGGCATGGGCAAAACCCGCCTCGCGCTTGAAACCGCATCCCGCACTCAACCCGATTATGAAGGTGGCGTCTATTTCGTCCCGCTCGCGCCGATTCAATCCTCCCGTTACCTCATCCCCGTCATCGCCGATTCAATGGGCTTTACGCTTCAAGGTGAGCATGAGCCCAAAGAGCAATTATTCAACTATCTCAAAGACAAACACACCCTTCTGCTGATCGATAACCTCGAACATCTTCTCGGTGATGCAAGCATCTCTGAATTCTTTGCAGAGGTATTGGCAAGAACATCCAAACTCAAACTCCTGGTCACCTCACGCGAGTCAGTAGGGCTGCAAGGTGAATGGATCTTCGAAGTGCATGGCTTACCCATCCCCGAAGGGACGGATATCGAAGGCACATCCGTGGAGTTGTTTCTACAACGCGCCCGCCGCGCGCATGTCAGCTTTGACGCCACAACAGAAGACTACCCAGCCATCGTCCGTATTTGTAATTTGGTCAACGGCATGCCGCTCGGCATTGAACTTGCCGCCGCCTGGGTGCGGACCTTGTCCTGCCGTGAGATCGCCAGCGAGATCGAGCGTGGATTGGATTTCCTCTCCATCTCTGCCAAGGATGTGCCCACCCGTCACCGCTCGATTCGGGCGGTCTTCGATCATTCATGGGATCTACTAACTAAAGAAGAACAGAATGTTTTGCTTCGGCTTGCCATCTTCCAAGGCGGATTCTCGCGCGAAGCGGCAGGAGACATCGCGGATGCGACTCTCCCCGTCCTCTCGGCATTGGTCGCCAAGTCATTGGTCCACAGAAGTGGAACGGGGCGATACGACCTGCACGAAATTATCAGACAGTACGCGGCTGAACGGTTGGCAGACCAGCTCAAGGTCAGGGAAGAGGCGCAGGCGCTTCACGGGCGATACTTCATCCGCTTCCTCGGTCAGGAAGATCTGCCATTACGAAGTTCCATGCAACGCGAGTCGCTTGCCAAACTCGTCGCGGATATTGACAACATCCGCACTGCCTTGGAGTGGGCATTGGCGCATCAAGAATTTGTGCTTATCGAAACCGGGTTGAGCGCCTACTCGACGTTATACGATACATTGGGCTGGTATCAGGAAGGGTTGGATTATCTCAAGCACATTCAAGATGCCCTGGCGAATCGATCTTTGAAGGATGAGGAAAAGAAGTCGCTGGCACATACCTTGACCACCCGTTCCCTTTTCGCGCTTCGAACGTCACGGCACGAAGAAGCTCAGCGCATGCTCGAACAAAGCCTTGCGGTTTTGAAGAATGTCCATGATCCAACCATTCTTGAGGAAGCCCTTACCTTTTTAGGGATCATCAACATCATCATGGGCGATCTTAGCCGTGCTTCGGATTTATTCGAAAAAGGATTGCAAACCGCCCGCAGCATCCATGACCCATGGTATGAAGCTCTTTGTCTGACGGAATTGGTCGGCGTGGATATGCTGCTTGGCAAAACCGAAACGATGCATGAACAGTTTCAAGCCGCCGTGGATGCCTGGCGAAGAACCGGTGATTTGCGTTTTACCGCATTTGGACTCACGTCTCTCAGTTTGAGCGCGAAGGATGCGCAAAAATATGATGAAGCCCAAGCCGCGCTGGAAGAAAGCATCGCCATCAACACCATGATCGGGGATCGTATGGGGCTGGGAAATGCCTATCGTAGCATGGGGCTTTTGGCGCAGGCGCAAGAAAAACATGCCGAGGCATATGAAGCATTCCAGAAAAGCTTGCAATATTTCACAGAACTTGGCGCGCGCTGGGATATTGCACGCCTGCTCTCAGAAATGGGACGAAGCGCGTTTGCATTGGGAAATGATAAGGAGGCCGAAAATCTCTGGCATGAATCCTTGCGGCTTTCGCTCGACACGCAGGGACCTCTTACGGCATTGGATGTGCTCGTTGATATTGCAGACCTCCAGGCAAAACGCGGAAATCTGTTATTCGCTCTTCAGTTATCACTTTATTGCCTTGCCAATTCGTCTGCCTTGTTGAAGACCAAAGCCCGTGCCGAAAAACTTGCAGAGGAACTCAAAGGCAAAACATCTCCCCATGAAATGAAAGCTGTTCCTCTCATTAAAACAGATGACCATTTTGAAGAAGTTGCCAGAAAAGTATTGGCGAATAGCTAA
- a CDS encoding cupin domain-containing protein: MANLSLQTKPYSFDDDCQRFESLGAFVCIKASAEQTGGAFNLFDVLCPVGYETPLHIHYAEDVAIYVLEGVLDIFWGEESKRAKPGSYFFQPRGTPHGFRVNGTKSVRMLYLTFPAGFDTFVIERAKPFTDFDAMMLEARHKIEILGSLPTLEKGEDDE; the protein is encoded by the coding sequence ATGGCAAATTTATCTCTTCAAACAAAACCTTATTCGTTCGACGATGACTGCCAACGATTTGAGTCACTGGGTGCGTTCGTTTGCATCAAAGCGAGCGCGGAACAGACAGGAGGTGCGTTCAATTTATTCGATGTGTTATGTCCGGTTGGATATGAAACGCCACTGCATATCCATTACGCGGAAGATGTGGCGATCTATGTTTTGGAAGGTGTGCTCGATATTTTTTGGGGCGAAGAAAGCAAACGGGCAAAACCTGGTTCGTACTTTTTTCAACCGCGAGGCACGCCGCATGGGTTTCGTGTGAACGGGACGAAGTCTGTGCGCATGTTGTATCTGACCTTCCCGGCAGGCTTCGATACCTTTGTGATCGAGCGAGCCAAGCCTTTCACAGACTTCGACGCCATGATGTTGGAAGCCCGTCATAAGATCGAGATTTTGGGTTCGTTGCCCACTTTAGAAAAAGGAGAAGACGATGAGTAA
- a CDS encoding CPBP family intramembrane metalloprotease yields MSTSVLTTTNNKASTSFIERYQIPILFLLVLGLTWPFMIVDVLGSHGILPFRVPMILWLVMGYMPTLAAVIVTGLTQGREGIRALFRKFLIARVGIKWYLFAIFALAGATIAAVILGNQFGATTDSPLLKPDIAAAGPAAIFLNATLMFIVRGILNGEEFAWRGLALPKLQAKYNALTSSLILSIPWILFHLPLFFTKGSTQEHMSILSYAVQLAATSILFTWIYNNTKGSVLLAYIFHASMNTWTELFSIDAGNAFQNWILTGVIVALTVIVLIFSGAENLSRKNQRIQE; encoded by the coding sequence ATGTCTACTTCAGTTCTAACGACCACTAACAATAAAGCATCAACTTCATTTATCGAGCGATATCAGATTCCCATCCTCTTTTTGCTGGTGCTTGGGTTGACCTGGCCTTTCATGATCGTGGATGTGCTTGGCTCGCACGGGATTCTCCCGTTCCGTGTCCCTATGATCTTGTGGTTGGTGATGGGGTATATGCCAACATTGGCTGCCGTGATTGTGACTGGCTTGACCCAAGGCAGAGAAGGTATTCGTGCTTTGTTCAGGAAATTCCTAATAGCACGCGTTGGAATCAAATGGTATCTCTTTGCCATCTTTGCTCTGGCAGGAGCAACCATTGCCGCTGTTATCCTCGGTAACCAATTCGGAGCAACGACTGATAGCCCATTGCTTAAACCAGATATCGCAGCAGCAGGACCAGCCGCCATCTTCCTGAATGCCACCTTGATGTTTATCGTCCGCGGAATTCTGAATGGTGAAGAGTTCGCCTGGCGTGGATTAGCCTTGCCGAAACTTCAGGCAAAATACAACGCCCTTACCTCCAGCCTGATCCTCAGCATCCCGTGGATACTCTTTCATCTGCCGCTTTTCTTTACAAAAGGCTCCACGCAGGAACATATGTCCATCCTTAGCTATGCCGTTCAACTTGCAGCCACATCGATTCTGTTTACATGGATATATAACAATACCAAAGGCAGCGTCTTACTTGCTTATATCTTCCATGCCTCAATGAACACCTGGACTGAATTGTTTAGCATCGATGCTGGGAATGCATTTCAAAACTGGATATTGACCGGTGTGATCGTAGCGCTGACGGTCATTGTGCTGATCTTTTCCGGCGCTGAAAACCTTTCTCGAAAGAATCAAAGAATTCAAGAATAA
- a CDS encoding DUF2938 domain-containing protein yields MNNSILYFLNVIIIGIGATLTFDLWGIFLKHAFKIAPSNFCLVGRWVLYMPEGVFRHSNIVTAPKKYAECVVGWITHYITGITFAIVFVAIAGKSWLQHPTLIPALVFGIITVSAPFLIMQPAFGLGAAASKTAKPTQARLRSLMNHIIFGFGIFISGLVVNWFV; encoded by the coding sequence ATGAATAATTCAATTCTTTACTTCCTCAACGTCATCATTATCGGGATTGGGGCAACCTTGACGTTTGATCTTTGGGGGATTTTCCTCAAACATGCCTTCAAGATCGCCCCTTCGAACTTCTGTCTGGTTGGGCGCTGGGTTCTATACATGCCAGAAGGTGTCTTTCGACACTCGAACATTGTCACCGCTCCGAAGAAGTACGCGGAATGTGTAGTTGGATGGATTACACATTACATAACCGGGATTACATTTGCCATCGTTTTTGTTGCAATTGCAGGTAAGAGCTGGCTTCAACATCCCACTTTGATTCCCGCGTTGGTCTTTGGAATCATCACGGTCTCCGCACCATTCCTCATCATGCAACCTGCATTCGGGCTGGGTGCTGCCGCATCAAAAACTGCGAAACCCACACAAGCAAGGCTTCGCAGTTTGATGAATCATATTATTTTTGGGTTTGGGATTTTCATTTCAGGATTAGTGGTCAACTGGTTCGTGTAG
- a CDS encoding prolyl oligopeptidase family serine peptidase — protein MKWILWIFIVLSVTAFGLVRFAMSTALRTENPVGFETIQIPDANGKPIPAGVWYPTHVKPKPTTMLSIILMDVARNAPISGNDLPLIIISHGNGGGPASHADLALALANAGYVVVAPMHSGDNYADQSAVGSITWLTQRNEEIHTAIDYMLDNWEYHDHIDPERIGAYGLSAGGFTVLTAVGGQPDLRIIAKHCAESPEIVCDLLQSVNSPLLNADSATMENDFLPDLRIKAAVVAAPGLGFTFVPHGLDNVHVPIQLWSAEDDINVPYATNTKLVREALGSLVEFHSVPGAGHLSFLTPCSFLAPSEICSDEGQFDRKAFHTDMNASIIMFFKEKMQQP, from the coding sequence ATGAAATGGATTCTTTGGATATTTATTGTACTTTCAGTAACTGCGTTTGGGCTTGTCCGCTTTGCCATGTCAACAGCGTTAAGAACCGAAAACCCTGTAGGATTCGAAACAATTCAAATCCCTGACGCGAATGGAAAGCCTATTCCCGCCGGGGTGTGGTACCCAACTCATGTAAAACCTAAACCAACGACAATGTTGAGCATCATATTGATGGATGTGGCGCGCAATGCCCCAATTTCAGGAAATGATCTGCCATTAATAATCATCTCACATGGAAACGGCGGTGGACCTGCAAGTCACGCCGACCTGGCACTTGCACTTGCGAACGCTGGTTATGTAGTCGTAGCACCCATGCATAGTGGCGACAACTATGCTGACCAAAGTGCCGTCGGTTCAATAACCTGGTTAACACAACGCAACGAAGAAATCCATACTGCTATTGATTACATGCTCGACAATTGGGAATATCATGATCATATCGACCCAGAACGTATCGGCGCTTACGGGCTCTCGGCGGGTGGATTTACAGTATTGACTGCCGTTGGTGGTCAGCCAGACCTTCGCATCATAGCGAAACATTGTGCCGAGTCACCTGAAATTGTTTGCGATCTGCTACAGTCCGTCAACTCCCCACTGCTAAATGCCGATTCGGCGACAATGGAAAATGATTTTCTGCCCGATTTGAGAATTAAGGCAGCGGTCGTGGCGGCGCCGGGACTGGGATTTACATTTGTTCCACATGGACTTGATAATGTCCATGTGCCAATTCAGCTTTGGAGCGCCGAGGATGATATCAACGTTCCGTATGCCACAAACACAAAGTTGGTCCGCGAAGCATTGGGCTCCTTAGTTGAGTTTCACTCGGTCCCTGGGGCAGGTCATCTTTCGTTCCTCACACCCTGTAGTTTTCTCGCGCCCTCTGAAATTTGCTCCGATGAGGGGCAGTTCGACAGGAAGGCTTTCCATACGGATATGAATGCCAGCATAATCATGTTCTTTAAAGAAAAAATGCAACAGCCATAA
- a CDS encoding NAD(P)-dependent alcohol dehydrogenase — translation MKAIVATQYGGPEVLQLKEIDKPTPKGDEVLIKVHATTVTAADFRMRSFTVPAAVWIPARLALGITKPRQPIFGSELAGIVEAVGKDVTRFKVGDQVFASTLTENFGGYAEYKSLPEKAMMAIKPANITYEEAAALPIGATTALRLLRKGNIQRGQKVLIYGASGSVGTYAVQLAKYFGAEVTGVCSTSNLEMVKSLGADHIIDYTKEDFSSREERYDVIFDTVAKFPKSQYSKVLASNGTFVSMAKLDTKEGMDNLIFIKELIEKGEVKAVIDQSYPLEDMVEAHRYMDMGRKKGNIVIRVQ, via the coding sequence ATGAAAGCAATTGTAGCAACCCAATATGGTGGTCCTGAAGTTCTTCAACTCAAAGAGATTGATAAGCCGACGCCGAAAGGCGATGAAGTTTTGATCAAAGTCCACGCCACCACGGTCACCGCTGCGGATTTCCGAATGCGAAGTTTTACCGTCCCTGCCGCTGTATGGATCCCCGCCCGCCTTGCGCTGGGCATCACAAAACCCAGACAACCGATCTTCGGCTCTGAACTTGCGGGCATAGTGGAAGCGGTCGGCAAAGATGTGACCCGCTTCAAGGTCGGTGACCAGGTTTTCGCCTCCACCCTGACCGAGAATTTTGGCGGCTATGCCGAATACAAATCCCTGCCCGAGAAGGCGATGATGGCGATCAAACCCGCCAACATAACCTATGAAGAAGCTGCAGCACTCCCCATCGGCGCGACCACGGCGCTTCGTCTGCTCCGCAAGGGAAACATCCAGCGCGGACAAAAAGTCCTGATCTACGGCGCGTCTGGAAGTGTCGGTACGTATGCTGTGCAGTTGGCAAAGTATTTTGGCGCAGAAGTGACCGGGGTGTGCAGCACATCCAATTTGGAAATGGTGAAATCACTGGGCGCTGATCACATCATCGATTACACAAAAGAGGATTTTTCATCCAGGGAAGAACGCTACGACGTTATCTTCGACACAGTGGCGAAGTTCCCCAAATCACAATACTCGAAGGTTCTCGCATCAAACGGAACATTTGTTTCGATGGCAAAACTGGATACAAAAGAAGGCATGGATAACCTGATCTTTATCAAGGAACTGATCGAGAAGGGCGAGGTCAAAGCGGTCATTGACCAGAGCTATCCGCTGGAAGATATGGTCGAGGCGCACCGTTACATGGATATGGGACGAAAAAAAGGGAACATCGTCATTAGGGTGCAATAA